The stretch of DNA CAGTGGTTGGGGTTTCCGTCACGGTCCGCCGGCGACCACGCTGCATTGCTGAGGTTCTACGGCGAGCAGTCGCCTCCCCTGTGGATAACATCAGCGGCGGCGCCACAGAATCTGTCAGCATGAGGCATGGGGGGACGAACGGAAGTCGATCTGGGTCAGTTGCGCACTGTCGCCGACCACGTCATGCAAGCGGCAGACAACCTCGCTGAAATGCGTTGGCCAACACTGGATCCCGATGACATGCAGGGTTCAGCAGTCGGCAACGTCGCGGCGCCAGTCATGGTGGCTGCTCGGCTGACCGACGTGGTCGCCAACATGCGGGGGTGGGCGCTGGCCGCCCACATGTCGGCCGACGCCTTCGAACGCGCCGACCGTCGCAATCAGGAGCGCTTGGGTCGGTGACCCGGCCGACCGTCTCGCAGGCCGAAGCCTGGCGGCCCGATTCGCTGCGCCGCCTCGCCGACGGCTGGGATGACGCCGCACGCCGCTTGACGGCGGAAGTCGACACCGCCCTGCGCGAAATTGACGGTAGCAACCAATCCTGGACCGGTGCCGCTGCCGACGCCGCCCGGGGAAATGCACATGGCATCGCGACCGGGAGTGACGACGCAGCCCGCCACCTCGTCACCGCCTCGGTGGCCGCACGAGACGGCGCTGACCAGATCGCCGTCGCTCAATCTTCGGTGCTGGAGAAGGTCGCCGAGGCCCGCGACGGCGGATTCGACGTGGCTGACGACGGAACCGTGACGATTCACGCCAACGCATCACCGCTGCTCATCGCCCTGTCTGGCGGCGACGCTGCCGTCGCGCACGACATGATGACGGTGCGAGCTGGCGAGTTGACCACGCAGATCACCGGCGCGCTGGATCGACTCGGTGCCGCCGACGCCGACACAGCCCTCGACATTGGGGAGGCTTTCGCGTCGGGGCCAACCCCGAAGGCCGCTGCGACGTTTCCGGCCGGCGCGTGGCCAGTGCAGGCATCCGACGTGGTGGCGGGCTGGCCCGCTATGAGCCAAGACCGAATCAGTGAGCAGATCGCCGCGATGACGCCCGCACAAAGGCAGCGCCTCGTCGCCGACTTTCCTCAGCAAGTCGGCAACACCGATGGCATTCCCTGGGGCATGCGTGCCGCCGCGAACCGCGTCAACATCGCCCAGGCGATCGTCGATGGCCTCAATGATCCGGCGGCCCAGGAACGAACGGCCTTTTACCGCGGCCTGCTCGGCGAGATCGACGATCCAACCCGCAGCGGCCAACGCATCGATCGGCAGATTCTCGCCTTCGACCCAGAACATGCATCGCTGGTCGAACTCAACGGCAACCTCGCGACGGCAAAGAGTGTGGCGGTGCTGGTGCCGGGGCTGAACACCACGATCGAAGGTTCGGCAGCCAATACCCGGACCGCCCGCCGCTTCGTGTCAGCCACCCGCGGTGACGTCGCGACCATCACGTATCTGGGCGGCCCCTTCCCGCGCGGCAACCGTGTCACCGGTGTCGTCGACGCGGCCGACCCGCGGTATGCGCTCGACATGGCGCCGCGGCTTGTCGCTTTCAGCGAAGACGTCGACCGCACCGTCGACGTCCCCGTCACCTACATCGGCCATTCGTACGGCGGGTCGATCGTGGGCACCGCCGAAGCACTCGGCCTGTCAGCCGACCGCATGTTGTACGTCGCTGCGGCCGGCGCAGGTGTCGGCGTCGACGATCCAGGCGAGTGGCACAACCGCAATCCGGATGTGCTGCGATTTTCGATGACGGCACCGGGGGACTTCATCCAGGCGGTGCAAGGCATACCCGGCGGACCGCATGGTGCCGATCCCGATGAGATGCCCGGCGTAATCCATTTAGCCACAGGGCATTACGATGACAGGCGGATCATGGCAGGCCCACAGGCCCACAGCGATGTGCTCAACTGGCCGTCTGACGCGTGGCGCAACATTCTGGCGGTCATTACCGGTGACCGCGACCGGATCCAGCTCGCAGGGTGAGCCGGGGATCCGGAGAAGCGATTTCGAGGACGGTGCAACAGTTGCTCGAGGGTCATCGTTGTCAATGTCGACGGCCGCGGCCAATCCGGCAGTACCACTTGGCACAACATGACATCCACACCGACGCGCACGATAAGCCGGCGGCTGCGCCGGGCGTTGGAGCATCGTCACCGCATGTGCGCGGTGCCCGGCTGTGGGGCCACCCGCGGTCTGCACGCCCACCACATCCAACACGTGCGCCGTGAGGCGCGTGTATTCCGATCGGAGGTGAGAGACCTCCGATGTTCGGCCGTCACAGCGGCCGGATAGAGCTGAGGGCAGCTGAATCCTGCAGGGATCGAGAGGGATTCAGTGGCAAGCGGCCCTGACAAAGCCACGGCGTGTCAGCACTGCCAGATGATGCGGCGCGTGGTGAGCAAGGTGAGAGGGCATACGTGAGGAACCAGTGTCGGAAGCCTCGTTATGTGGAGCCGGTCTGTAAACCTGGCGGACATCGGATCGGTGTTGTGGCGCACGTGGAAGCGATGTAGGCGGACGCGTCCGCTGCTTGCCTCAGCCAGGGCGGGCAGCAGCCGGTGGGGAATGGTCTGTGGCGTACCTACCGGGGCCATCGGGGTAAAGCTGGGTGCCGGCCTCACCAATCGGAATTACGTGAACACGGGAACCATTCGGGTGCTTCCCTTCCCGCATCCCGGCCAGGGGTGCGGCGGGTAGGTGTCGATGCCCACCGAGGGCACCGGGGTGGGGCGGAGCCGCTGTAGTACTGCGAGGCCGGGAAAGCCGGTCACATCGGGAAGGGCGGCAGTAGGACACGCAGAACAGGGGATTGCAATGTCAGAAGATGCGCCGATGAATATCGGTGCCGCGCTGGAGTTGCCGTTCGTGGCGGCTCAGCGGGTACTGAGGATGCAGACCAAACTGCACTGCTGGGCGGCGGCCGATCGTGGTCGTCGGTTCGATGATCTGTTCAACCTCGTGGCGGATCCGTGTTTCCTCGCCGTGGCGTGGACACG from Mycobacterium sp. JS623 encodes:
- a CDS encoding DUF7162 family protein, which produces MGGRTEVDLGQLRTVADHVMQAADNLAEMRWPTLDPDDMQGSAVGNVAAPVMVAARLTDVVANMRGWALAAHMSADAFERADRRNQERLGR
- a CDS encoding alpha/beta hydrolase; translation: MTRPTVSQAEAWRPDSLRRLADGWDDAARRLTAEVDTALREIDGSNQSWTGAAADAARGNAHGIATGSDDAARHLVTASVAARDGADQIAVAQSSVLEKVAEARDGGFDVADDGTVTIHANASPLLIALSGGDAAVAHDMMTVRAGELTTQITGALDRLGAADADTALDIGEAFASGPTPKAAATFPAGAWPVQASDVVAGWPAMSQDRISEQIAAMTPAQRQRLVADFPQQVGNTDGIPWGMRAAANRVNIAQAIVDGLNDPAAQERTAFYRGLLGEIDDPTRSGQRIDRQILAFDPEHASLVELNGNLATAKSVAVLVPGLNTTIEGSAANTRTARRFVSATRGDVATITYLGGPFPRGNRVTGVVDAADPRYALDMAPRLVAFSEDVDRTVDVPVTYIGHSYGGSIVGTAEALGLSADRMLYVAAAGAGVGVDDPGEWHNRNPDVLRFSMTAPGDFIQAVQGIPGGPHGADPDEMPGVIHLATGHYDDRRIMAGPQAHSDVLNWPSDAWRNILAVITGDRDRIQLAG